A section of the Verrucomicrobium sp. GAS474 genome encodes:
- a CDS encoding prepilin-type N-terminal cleavage/methylation domain-containing protein: MRWSRFSIPDRRSRLPKLAGRRGFTLVEMLVTLAVFVLLMVLNAELVQNTTAAAGLSRKRLDIDEQARFIMDCLGQDLARMVSRSDVDSYFPTQTGNAQMLFYSEVPGYADASAGASCGVSLVGYRVNTSSASANYNSLERCGSAVGWSASGSGGSGMVFLTPKGSTSGGVFNFEPLPNSTLSPSTNPDLAAWKGASSTLYQQIGAGVFRFSVCYLLRDGTYSTIPVLQKTPSGWGSSPFYASQKGAPTSSSDSGSGYAGGSRWYDSTGYRGYICTDATSGSAVWTPLGWGDVSAVVVTVAGLDNASLGIIHSMKLDLLAAAKALPDIGTSDLGQSSPLLPAQKWTDVIQSGSFATSSGLPVRIAGAIRVYERHFYLHTRTPTP; the protein is encoded by the coding sequence ATGAGGTGGTCACGGTTCTCAATCCCTGACCGGCGTTCCCGCCTTCCGAAGCTGGCGGGCCGCCGGGGGTTCACGCTGGTCGAGATGCTGGTCACGCTGGCGGTCTTCGTCCTGCTGATGGTCCTCAATGCCGAGTTGGTCCAGAACACGACGGCGGCGGCCGGCCTCTCCCGAAAGCGCCTCGACATCGACGAGCAGGCCCGCTTCATCATGGACTGCCTGGGGCAGGACCTCGCGCGGATGGTCTCGCGTTCCGACGTCGACTCCTACTTCCCCACGCAGACGGGGAACGCCCAGATGCTCTTCTACTCGGAGGTCCCGGGCTACGCCGACGCCTCGGCGGGCGCTTCCTGCGGCGTCTCCCTCGTTGGGTATCGCGTCAATACGTCCTCGGCCAGCGCGAATTACAACTCCCTGGAGCGGTGCGGGTCCGCGGTCGGCTGGAGTGCCTCGGGCTCCGGCGGCAGCGGAATGGTCTTCCTGACGCCCAAGGGGAGCACCTCCGGCGGAGTTTTCAATTTCGAGCCGCTCCCGAACAGCACCCTTTCCCCCTCCACGAATCCCGACCTCGCCGCCTGGAAGGGCGCTTCCTCGACCCTCTACCAACAGATCGGCGCCGGGGTCTTCCGTTTTTCCGTCTGTTACCTGTTGCGGGACGGCACCTACTCGACGATCCCGGTGCTTCAGAAGACGCCCTCGGGATGGGGATCGAGCCCGTTTTACGCTTCCCAGAAGGGGGCGCCGACGAGTTCCTCCGATTCGGGCTCCGGCTATGCCGGAGGTTCCCGTTGGTATGATTCGACAGGTTATCGTGGCTACATCTGCACGGACGCGACGTCGGGGAGTGCCGTCTGGACGCCCCTGGGCTGGGGTGACGTTTCCGCCGTCGTCGTCACTGTCGCGGGGCTCGACAACGCGAGCCTCGGGATCATCCATTCGATGAAGCTCGATCTCCTCGCCGCGGCGAAAGCCTTGCCCGACATCGGGACCTCCGATCTCGGCCAGTCGTCGCCGCTCCTGCCTGCCCAGAAATGGACCGACGTGATTCAGTCGGGCTCGTTTGCCACTTCGTCCGGCCTGCCTGTCCGGATCGCCGGGGCGATCCGGGTCTACGAGCGGCATTTCTACCTGCACACCCGCACTCCCACTCCATGA
- a CDS encoding prepilin-type N-terminal cleavage/methylation domain-containing protein, translating into MQTTTHRCTRVRVSALCRKRRGMGARRSGGFSLIELLIVVAIIGVMAVVSIQSFSSVGRNQAVGKATGDLVSILEMARSHAMANNSYVYVGFYKPSGADLAKRGSGSCVYVSVAATVDGTSGYENGSWTPSLVSLSKLQCLEGVSLVPVDSIKTYLPNVDMTFSSLDAATTTALTTFTAQDLGFGQGRNPVGTFDLVIQFKPNGGANVVTDLTGQTVPHYVAVGLVPATGSSATVSANCSLIRVDGVTGFVRFYRPGQM; encoded by the coding sequence ATGCAAACCACGACGCATCGCTGCACGAGGGTTCGAGTTTCTGCTCTTTGCCGGAAGAGACGAGGAATGGGAGCGCGGAGATCGGGCGGATTCAGCCTGATCGAACTGCTTATCGTGGTTGCCATTATCGGCGTGATGGCGGTAGTCTCGATCCAGTCCTTCTCGTCCGTCGGGCGGAATCAAGCGGTGGGCAAGGCCACCGGCGATTTGGTCTCGATCCTGGAGATGGCCCGGTCCCACGCCATGGCCAACAACAGTTACGTCTACGTCGGGTTTTACAAACCCTCGGGGGCCGACCTCGCGAAGCGGGGCAGCGGCTCGTGCGTCTACGTCAGCGTCGCGGCGACGGTCGACGGCACTTCGGGATATGAGAACGGTTCGTGGACGCCCTCGCTGGTCAGCCTCTCGAAGCTCCAGTGCCTCGAAGGTGTCAGCCTCGTCCCCGTCGACAGCATCAAGACCTACCTGCCGAACGTCGACATGACGTTCTCGAGCCTCGACGCCGCGACGACGACGGCCCTCACCACGTTCACGGCGCAGGACCTCGGCTTCGGACAGGGACGCAATCCCGTGGGAACGTTCGATCTCGTCATCCAGTTCAAGCCGAACGGAGGCGCCAACGTCGTCACCGATCTTACCGGACAGACCGTGCCGCATTACGTCGCGGTGGGGTTGGTTCCGGCTACCGGAAGCAGCGCGACCGTCTCGGCGAACTGTTCCCTCATCCGCGTCGACGGGGTCACCGGGTTCGTCCGTTTCTATCGCCCGGGCCAGATGTAA
- the rhaM gene encoding L-rhamnose mutarotase translates to MLRKAFVMSVGEGNEAEYERRHSPIWPELEEVLRQHGVSNYSIFLHPETRQLFGYAEIEDETRWKAIAETPICRKWWAHMSEIMPSNPDHSPVSCPLVEVFHLD, encoded by the coding sequence ATGCTCCGCAAGGCTTTCGTCATGTCCGTGGGGGAGGGGAACGAGGCCGAGTACGAACGTCGGCACTCTCCGATCTGGCCCGAACTGGAGGAAGTCCTCCGGCAACACGGGGTGAGCAATTACTCGATCTTCCTCCATCCGGAGACGCGCCAGCTTTTCGGTTATGCCGAAATCGAGGATGAGACGCGATGGAAGGCGATTGCGGAGACGCCGATCTGCCGCAAATGGTGGGCGCACATGAGCGAGATCATGCCCTCGAACCCGGACCACAGTCCGGTGAGTTGCCCGCTGGTTGAGGTCTTCCACCTCGACTGA